Within the Pseudonocardia alni genome, the region GGTCCCGGACCATGACCTCGCGGTACTCGTCCCAGTCCGGGTGCTCCCCGGCGGCGGCGCGGTACCAGTCGACCAGCGCCTGCACGGCCGGTCCGTCGGGCGAGTCGTCGGGACCGACGAGCTCGACCGGGCCCTCGGCCGTCGCCCAGGAGCGGCCGTCGGTGCTCTCCACCGACAGCGCCGCCCGCGGGTCCCGCCGCAGGTTCGCGGTCTTCGCCCGCCCCTCGGTCATCGACACCTGCACCGTCCCGGCCGCGCGGTCGTAGTACGGCGTCACCGGCGACAGCTGGGGCATGCCACTGCGCTTGATCGTCGCGAGGACGCCCTGGCGTGCCCCCGCGAGCAGCTCGTGCTGTTCGTCTCCCATGCCCCGAGTCTGCCCGCTCCGGAACCGGGATGAGCGGCTCCGGGGTCCCTCGCTACCCTTCTGCAGGTGTTGACCCGGATGTCGTCGCTGTTCCTGCGCACCCTGCGTGAGGACCCGGCCGACGCGGAGGTACCCAGCCACAAGCTGCTGGTCCGCGCCGGTTATGTCCGTCGCGTGGCCCCGGGCGTGTACTCCTGGCTGCCGCTCGGTCTCACGGTGCTCCGCCGCGTCGAGAAGGTGGTGCGCGAGGAGATGGACGCCATGGGCGGCCAGGAGATCCAGTTCCCGGCGCTGTTGCCGCGCGAGCCCTACGAGACGACGAACCGGTGGACCGAGTACGGCCCGAACCTGTTCCGCCTCAAGGACCGCAAGGGCGGCGACTACCTGCTCGGCCCGACCCACGAGGAACTGTTCACCCTCGCGGTCAAGGGCGAGTACTCGTCCTACAAGGACTACCCGGTCATCCTCTACCAGATCCAGAACAAGTACCGCGACGAGGAGCGCCCCCGCGCGGGCATCCTGCGCGGCCGCGAGTTCCTCATGAAGGACTCCTACTCCTTCGACCTCACCGACGAGGGACTGTCGGAGTCCTACCGCAAGCACCGCGACGCCTACGTGAAGATCTTCGACCGGCTCGGGCTGCGCTACGTGATCGTGTCCGCGACCTCGGGTGCGATGGGCGGCTCGGCGTCGGAGGAGTTCCTCGCCGAGTCCGAGACCGGCGAGGACACCTTCGTCCGCGGTCCCGGCGGCTACGCGGCCAACGTCGAGGCCGTCACCACGCCCGCGCCCCCCGCGGTCCCGCTCGACGGGCTGCCCGCCGCGCAGGTGCACCACACGCCGGACACCCCGACCATCGAGTCGCTGGTGACCTTCCTCAACGCGCACACCGAGCGCACCTTCACCGCGGCCGACACGCTGAAGAACGTGCTGGTGAAGACCCGGCAGCCCGGCGCGGACGAGTGGGAGCTGCTGGGGATCGGCGTCCCCGGCGACCGCGAGGTCGACATGAAGCGCCTGGAGGCGTCGCTGGAGCCCGCCGAGGTGGCGCTGCTCGACGAGGCCGACTTCGCCCGCAACGGGTTCCTGGTCAAGGGCTACATCGGGCCGGGCGCGCTCGCCGCGAACGGCGTCCGCTACCTCGTGGACCCGCGGATCGTCACCGGCACCGCCTGGGTCACCGGCGCGGACAAGGCCGACCACCACGTCGTCGACCTCGTCGCGGGCCGCGACTTCACCCCGGACGGCACGATCGAGGCCGCCGAGGTCCGCGCCGGGGACCCGTCCCCGGACGGCACCGGCGTGCTGGAGGCCGCCCGCGGCATCGAGATCGGGCACATCTTCCAGCTCGGCCGCAAGTACGCCGACGCCTTCTCCCTCGACGCGCTCGGCCCGGACTCCAAGCCGGTCCGGATCACGATGGGCTCCTACGGCATCGGTGTCTCCCGGCTGGTCGCCGCGATCGCCGAGCAGTCCCACGACGGCTCCGGCCTGGTGTGGCCGCGGTCGGTGGCGCCGTTCGACGTGCACCTCGTCGTCGCGGGCAAGTCCGCGGAGCTGCTGGCGGGCGGCGAGGCCGTCGCCGCCGAGCTGGAGGCCCAGGGCCTGTCGGTCGTGCTCGACGACCGCAAGGCGAGCCCCGGCGTGAAGTTCGCCGACGCCGAGCTGATCGGCGTGCCGACGATCGTCGTCGTCGGGCGGGGGCTCGCCGACGGGAAGCTGGAGCTCAAGGACCGCGCCACCGGCGAGCGGAGCGAGATCGACCGCGCCGGTGCCGCCGAGCTCGTCGCGGGGATCGTCCGCGGGGCCTGAGCGGCACCGCCACCGCACGGGCGGGTCCCTCGCCGGAGAGGCCCGCTCCGTGCGTTCCTCCGGTCAGCCGGGGCGGACCGCCGAGGCGGCGAGGTCGGTGAGGGCCGAGCGGGGTACCGCGTCGCCCGGACCGCCGCCCGCATCCGCAGCGACGACCAGCATCGCGACGCCGACCGACCCGTCCCGGGCCTGGGTGCGGGGGACCGCCAGCACACCGACCGCGCCGTCGGTGGCGCGGCACCCGCCGGCCCCCGACGCGGTGCCGTCGGTGCGGACCGTGGCCTCGACCCACGTCCCCGGTTCACCGCTGCCCGGACGTGGTCCGGGCGGCCCGACCGCCACCTGCGGTGCGGAGCCGGCGTAGGCCGACTCCCCGGCGCCGCGGGCGAACGCCTGCGCGGCCTGCTCGACCGTCGTCCCGGCCGGGACGGCGACGAGTGCGGCCGCGGCGACCCCGCGTGGCGCGGCGCCGACGGGGCAGTCGCCCGCGGCGAACGGCGGCGCCTCGGCGAGCCGGGCGAACGGCACCCCGAACACGTCCAGGGCGGGCGCGCCGGCGGTCGGGGCCGTCCACCCCGGCGGGGGCGTGACGGCGAACGCGGCGGGCTCCGCGGCCGGGGCCGGTGCGGCCGGGGTGGCCGTGGTGGAGTCCGGGCGGATGCCGCCGAGCCCGGCCACCGCGCCGGCCACGACCAGCACGGCGACGGCGGCGGCCAGCGCGGGACGCAGCCGTCGCCCGGATCCGGGGGAGGGGTCGCCCGGGCGCGACGGTGTCGCGGGAGCCGGGCGGTCGGTCGTCGTCGTCCGGCCGGAGGTCACCGGCGCAGCGTACGGCGGTGTCGCGCGACCCCGACGCGGTGTTCCGGCGGGCGGCCGACCGCGGTCGCCCGGCGGTCCGGGGCGTGCGGCGGGGCTCAGCCCGGCAGCAGCGTCAGCCGCACCGAACGCGTCGGGTTGTCGATGTTGGTGTCGACCAGGCAGATCGACTGCCAGGTCCCCAGCGCGGGGCGGCCGTCGATCACCGGCACCGTCGTCGACGGCGGCACGAACGCGGGCAGCACGTGGTCGCGCCCGTGCCCGGAGCTGCCGTGCCGGTGCCGCCACCGGTCGTCGGCGGGGAGCAGCTCGCGCAGCTGCTCGAGCAGGTCGGAGTCGCTGCCCGCGCCGGTCTCGATGAGGGCGATGCCGGCCGTCGCGTGCGGCACGAAGACGTTGAG harbors:
- a CDS encoding proline--tRNA ligase, with the protein product MLTRMSSLFLRTLREDPADAEVPSHKLLVRAGYVRRVAPGVYSWLPLGLTVLRRVEKVVREEMDAMGGQEIQFPALLPREPYETTNRWTEYGPNLFRLKDRKGGDYLLGPTHEELFTLAVKGEYSSYKDYPVILYQIQNKYRDEERPRAGILRGREFLMKDSYSFDLTDEGLSESYRKHRDAYVKIFDRLGLRYVIVSATSGAMGGSASEEFLAESETGEDTFVRGPGGYAANVEAVTTPAPPAVPLDGLPAAQVHHTPDTPTIESLVTFLNAHTERTFTAADTLKNVLVKTRQPGADEWELLGIGVPGDREVDMKRLEASLEPAEVALLDEADFARNGFLVKGYIGPGALAANGVRYLVDPRIVTGTAWVTGADKADHHVVDLVAGRDFTPDGTIEAAEVRAGDPSPDGTGVLEAARGIEIGHIFQLGRKYADAFSLDALGPDSKPVRITMGSYGIGVSRLVAAIAEQSHDGSGLVWPRSVAPFDVHLVVAGKSAELLAGGEAVAAELEAQGLSVVLDDRKASPGVKFADAELIGVPTIVVVGRGLADGKLELKDRATGERSEIDRAGAAELVAGIVRGA
- a CDS encoding secondary thiamine-phosphate synthase enzyme YjbQ yields the protein MHSELIEIRTGSEETVVDLTHRIERFLSDCGAGDGLLNVFVPHATAGIALIETGAGSDSDLLEQLRELLPADDRWRHRHGSSGHGRDHVLPAFVPPSTTVPVIDGRPALGTWQSICLVDTNIDNPTRSVRLTLLPG
- a CDS encoding PPOX class F420-dependent oxidoreductase, giving the protein MGDEQHELLAGARQGVLATIKRSGMPQLSPVTPYYDRAAGTVQVSMTEGRAKTANLRRDPRAALSVESTDGRSWATAEGPVELVGPDDSPDGPAVQALVDWYRAAAGEHPDWDEYREVMVRDRRVLMTMRVQRVYGENLG